The Manis javanica isolate MJ-LG chromosome 13, MJ_LKY, whole genome shotgun sequence region GTATTATCCTGTAAAAGTAGCAATTTCATGGAATAAAATTAgacctatttttttgttttcaaaatactcAAACTTCTTAAAAGGCCAGTCCTAAACACTGAGTTATTTACTAATTTAGACATCTAGGTCCTACCAAGCAGGTTCACGTAAGATATTTCTCAGGGGTGGTGACGGGCAGGCTGGCAGTAGGTAATTCGGTGTTCACAATCCCACTTTACAGACCAGGGGAGGAAACTCCCAGGCCCCAAAGGCTGCAGTGGAATGGTCCCTGAGTCATAGCCAGAGCATCCCTGTCTGGTAAACGAAGCCAAGCTAGCTTCCTGGTTTGTGCATATTGCCCTGTGTGCCCTCTCCTAGTGTCGGAGTAATAGTACCAGTGTCTTAGCCCAAACATCAAGGAGTGTTAGAAAGGGACAGACTTTAGAAGTTCAATGCCCTCattttacaaaaaacaaaaatactcacaCCAGTTAAGGAATTTCCCCCAAGGTCACCTGAACTAGTTAGGGCAGATTCAGGTTGGAACCAAGGTCCCCTGACAATCAGTCCCTGGCTCCTTTGCTCTGACGGTCTCAGTCATGAAAAATATAAGAGTGAAAagcatcatttttttccttgaaactgTCATCACCTTTGGAAATATTATCAGTTGGCCCTTCAACTAAGAAATTAAACCATTTGCATTTCTCACACACCCCACATGGTCCCCTGGGACAGCAGTAGTGCTAGTTTATTCTGAAAACCTTTGCTACATCTTAGATGTGGAttgcttctgtcctcaggtgaTGGAAACTGCCTCATGCATGCTGCTTCTCAGTACATGTGGGGTGTTCAGGACACAGACTTGGTCCTGAGGAAGGCACTCTTCAGCACTCTCAAAGAGACGGACACGAGAAACTTTAAATTCCGCTGGCAGCTGGAGTCTCTTAAATCTCAGGAATTCGTGGAAACGGGGCTTTGCTATGACACTCGGGTATGTTTTGTTCCATTAACCATCTATTGGTAGAACCGCATGATTGGTAAAGGGCCCTTTAGGCCAGACCCTGCTCTCAACGAGCATATGATTTACTGATCACATGAACTTGGCTAAGCAAAACACAGTCAACGGAAAACACCAGAATCTTCCTGTGGGATGAACCTGAGGCTTTAGTCACTGCTGGGAGGCTTCGGGCTAGTAGATTCCCAGCTGTAGGTCTCTTCGTTTTAGCAGAAGGGCTTCTGATGACGGCTTTTCCTGTGGTGTTATGGTTGTGTTTCGCTTTTATTGCCCCTTGTATACTCTACTGAGTCAGCTGGTCAAATTCAGATTTGTGCCTCACTATCTGCAGTCACAAATTCGGAATTTTTGTGTCTGTTTGGATCAGGGGCTTCAATGTTATGCCACatcagggattttttttgaaAACAGGTACTGCCCCATCCTCCCCCACTTTTGAGTTAGAGTTTGCCTTAGAGTGGAAAAAGGtaaaggaagaaaaccaaaatgGGTGAAAAAGGTGATCATTTGAATGATGATTTCCAGAAAGGGGACAAGTCAGCTGAGgtatataaatgaataattagAGTGAACTCATAATGAATTTTTAATGCAGAGTACAttcaatcatttttttcccctttaacccTCTCTCCTTAGAATTGGACTGATGAGTGGGACAACCTTATCAAAATGGCAACCACAGACACACTAGTGGCCCGAAGTGGACTTCAGTATAACTCCCTGGAAGAAATTCACGTATTTGTCCTTTGCAACATCCTCAGAAGGCCAATCATTGTCATTTCAGGTGAGGTGCCTACAGAGCCCATATTCATTTTTGACTTGAAGCTTCAGCTCTTAGGAAAAAGCCACTCTGCCAAAGTCACAGGCAACAGTAGCCAAGTGGAATTCGATGAAAATCACCTGATGGCCTTattgctctttctcttctcttatgCAGACAAAATGCTGAGAAGTTTGGAATCAGGTTCCAGTTTCGCTCCTTTGAAGGTGGGAGGGATTTACTTGCCTCTGCATTGGCCTGCCCAGGAATGCTACAGATACCCCATCGTTCTCGGCTACGACAGCCAACACTTTGTGCCCCTGGTGACCCTGAAGGACAGCGGGCCTGGTGAGAAAATTGAGCATCAATTCACACTTGTAATTGCTGGTAGATAGCAGTACACCCTGTTCCCACTGAACGTCAGGGTTTGTTCTTTTGTTCCTTATTGAAATAGTCTCATTTAAGtatattatctttatttaaatttagtATTCTGTCGTTTGCTTTGTTGCTTGGTTAGAAACACTAATGTGATAGCAGAAATCATAATTACCTCCTGTCTTTTTGGGATGGCTTGGTAAGTAATTTCAGCAGGTTAATTGCAAATAGGAGACATCTGTATACATGTTATAACTACCATTACTATTAACTACTAAAGAAGGTTCACAGAGCCCTTTATACAGTGTCTGGCCCCAACCAGGTAAACGTCTGTCAGGTTAGCTATTATCATAATAGCTTAatgtttcatttcatcttcacagcaTCCCTATGAGCTGTAAGCCTTGGTAGATTTTTGTACAGATGAGGCACTTGAAgcttagaaaggttaaataatttgcctaatgCCACAGAGCATGATAGTGGCAAAgttaggatttgaactcaggtcagTCTGATTCTGAAGTGTGGGCATTTAACCAGTAGTATCTGCAATCCAGGCTACTTAATATTCTTTGAGCTTCCTGCACAAAGCATTTTATGTTTCATGTAGTTTGTTTCCCCATTTGAGTTTGACTTTTTAACTGtatcctttcttcattttcaagattTAATTGTCATATACGGTCTCACATAATCTCATTAAGTAAACTCATATTTTGCTTAtgtgttacctttttttttccctcagaaatcCGTGCTGTTCCACTTGTTAACAGAGAGCGTGGAAGATTTGAAGACTTAAAAGTTCACTTTTTGACAGATCCTGAAAATGAGTTGAAGGACAAGCTCTTAAAAGAGTACTTGATGGTGATAGAAATCCCGGTCCAAGGCTGGGACCATGGTACCACCCATCTGATTAATGCCGCAAAGTAAGCAGCTTATTTTTAGCTCTATCCTTTGTCATCTTTAACTGTTTTTTCTTTAGCCATGTAAGCTGATGCCACCCCAGAGCTCAACAACAAAGTTATTTGAAACCAGTTTTCTTCAATGTGAGACAAATTCAGAGACTCATACATGAGTCAGGGAGGATCACTTGAGGCAAAATTAACTTTGGTTTCAAATGGGAGCAAATAATTTATCCAAAACAATTTCCCTCCATATCTGGATGCGGGAAGTCAGAATTGTGGCTTTTAAGTATACTACAATCAAGGATAGTGctcggttttttgttttttttttaaccctggtACTACACTAGCAAGTCAAAATTCTTGGGGCAAAAAAGGCCTTTTTCCCTCAGCTTCTTGGTAAGGACAGACAGATCAGACACACACTGTGTTGTAAATTGTGTTTATGGGGCACCCACACGATTTTGCCACATAGAAGGGGAATCAACCCAGACTGCTCATTGTACAGGCATCCAAATTTTAAATGCTGGCTTTATGTGAAGGGGATGCCTATTTCTTAGAACTTGAAATGCATAGGAAAAGACCGTGAAGGCGGATGAAAATCAGTTTCTCAAAGTGGAGGTTAGCAAACTACAAAGAGTCAAAAGTAAACAGCACCCATGGGTGGGCCCTCCTCTTAGTTTCTGCTCATGGCAGTTCTAGTAGAGACCAAGCACAAGTGTGGGGCTGATAACAGCAAAAGACAGCACGCAAGGCTGTGAAGTAGTTTGAGCTGTAACGTAGGTGGTCCCAAATGAATACCCTGGTGTTTTGTTAAAAAGTTGATCTCTGAGAAGTAAAAGTGACTTTTTATAAGAGGAATAATTGTAGGCATGAAGTGCAGAGGCAGCCCAGAGTAGCTCTTCCTTTAGAATTATCTATAATTTTGGGCGGACAAAGATTGACTAAATAAGACTGATTCTCGAAATAACGAAGACTTCTCAGCAGTACTGGAGTGTGTTCTGTTCTTTATCATAGGCCTGCATTTCAGTGAATGGTTATAAAGGTATTGCAATAATCCACATTCTGAAAGTCTGCTCTGTGAGCTAATGATATAAAATCATGTGTGGATCTGTATGTGTGCGTCCGTATATGTGTGTAgtctcatatttttccttttggctttTAGGTTGGATGAAGCTAACTtaccaaaagaaataaatctgGTAGATGATTACTTTGAACTTGTCCAGCATGAGTACAAGAAGTGGCAGGAAAACAATGAGCAGGAGCAGAGAGATGTGCGTGCTCAGAATCCTTTGGATTCTTCCATTCCCCAGCTTTCCCTCATGGACATGAAATGTGAAACACCCAACTGTCCTTTCTTCATGTCTGTGAACACCCAGCCTCTGTGCCACGAATGCTCAGAGAGGAGGCAAAAGAACCAAAACAGATCTCCAAAGCTGAACTCCAAGCCGGGCCTGGAAGGACTCCCTGGCGGGGCGCTCGGGGCCTCTCGGGGCGAGGCCTATGAGCCCCTGGCCTGGAGCCCCGAGGGGCCCTCTGGGGGGCCTCATTCTGCCCCTCCAACAGCACCCAGCCTTTTCCTGTTCAGCGAGACCACCGCTATGAAGTGCAAGAGCCCGGGCTGCCCTTTCACACTGAACGTGCAGCACAATGGATTTTGTGAGCGCTGCCACAATGCCCGGCAGCTCAATACTGGCCCCACCGCGGACATGAGGCATTTAGATCCTGGTAAGTGCCGAGCCTGCCTGCAGGATGCCACCAGGACGTTTAATGGGATCTGCAGTACTTGCTTCAAAAGGACTACGAAAGAGCCCTCCTCGAGCCTTGGCTCTAGCATCCCTCCTTCCTGTCATCAGCGGTCCAAGTCAGACCCCTCACAGCTCATCCAGAGTCTCTCCCCACATTCTTGTCACAGAGCCGGGAACGAGGCTCCCTCCAGTTGCCTCTCTCAGGCCGCACGGACTCCAGGGGACAGGACGGGAACGAGCAAGTGCAGAAAAGCTGGCTGCATGTATTTTGGGACTCCAGAAAATAAGGGCTTCTGCACGCTGTGTTTCATCGAGTACAGAGAAAATAAACGTGAGTGAAATGATTTCCTAACTCCTGTTTAGAAGGTGTTTGTTCCTGAACTTCCAGGAGCCCCTCTGGGCAGTGGGGTAGAGCGTGGTTGGCACAGAGGGCCAGTGGCCGTGGTTCTGCCAGCCACCCAGGGAGACCAAAGGCCCACAGCACCACTTTCTGAAACCCAAAAGCATCCTGTGGCTAGAGGTCATAGAGTTTGTTTTAGAAGGTCAGTCGGTATCTGGCATTTATAAGGTAGAGTTTAAAGAAGATATCTTTTGAAACTTTCATGTAATAGAGGAAAATGCAATATCTGAGGAACAATAGCTGGAGAGATGGAGGTCTCCAACTGATATTATAGGAAAACATTTGTGGTTTCagaaatctctgatttgaaagaaGGATGGGCAGTTAATGTCTCTGTAATGTTACTATGACCAGTgcagtattttcaaaaatgagaaatttgtAAAGTCAAAGATGTTTCAATAATACTGTTATTATTGTCTAATTTTGCTGAATTTGTAGAAGGCCatctcatatatatatagaagGCTGGCCTAATCTGTATTTGGAGTCTGTTTATTTCTCCAGTGTGAGTGTCCTGTCTGCTCGGTGACCCTTCTGTGGTACTGATGAGCATCAACTCTCTTGTAGATTTTGCTGCCCCTCTGGGGAAAGCCAGTCCCATGGCCTCCAGGTTCCAGAATGctgtcccttgcctggggagggaATGTGGCACGCTCGGAAGTGCTGTGTTTGAAGGATACTGCCAGAAGTGTTTCATTGAAGCTCAGAATCAGAGATTTCATGAAGCAAAGAGGACTGAAGAGCAACTGGTGAGACACTCAGAGGTACTTTCCCATCTCATGTGGGCCAGTTGCTGAGCAGCGGCTTCCGGCTGTGTCAGCAGACCTTTGTGCCTGCTGAGTTCCAGGGAAGAACAAGGGGGCAGAGTCACTCTGGCCACCCTGGGGCTGGAAGGGCAACAGCTACTGTTGATGTGTATGGCTGAAGGATACttgagatttcattttaaaaagcaaataaaatcagCCATAGAATAAAACCTCTTGCCTCTAAAAAGGCAGTGTGATCAGAGACTTCTTGGATTTGTAGTAGAAGCACAGACATCTAAGTGGCCAGCAGACTTTCTTGAACAGTCCTTTATCGTGAGGAGACAAGGAGGACAGTATCCCAGGTACCTCCACTTAATGGCATGTGGAAAGACAAACTTTGGCTGACAGGTGCCTCTCCTGTTGTTTACAGAATGGTAGAGCAGTTTATTATTAATCCAAACAGAAGTGAGCTGGGCCAGTGTTTGCAGGCTTCCGTGAGAGGACTGGTGGTTGCACTCGGCCTCCCTGGGGCTAGGTCTGCTTTCTAGGCACTGGGAGGGAACGTCCTCGGAGAGCTCCTGTTCCCAGACTGGGTGTGGAAGTCTGGTTCGCTTGGCCGGGAGGATGCTCTCTGTAGAATCCACGCCATCAGCTGAGATTGCTGTGTGCTCTCCCTGAGAGACGTGAACAATAGTTCTCTCTGCTCTTTCCACATAGAGATCGAGCCAGCACAGAGACATGCCGCGAACCACACAGAGTGCCTCTAGGCCCAAGTGTGCCCGGGCCTCCTGCAAAAACATCCTGGCCTGCCGCAGTGAGGAACTCTGCATGGAGTGCCAGCACCTCAGCCAGCGAGTGGCCCCAGGGGCCCACCGGGGCGAGCTCGTTCCCGAAGAGCCCCCCAAACAGCGCTGCCGGGCCCCTGCCTGCGATCACTTCGGCAATGCCAAGTGTAACGGCTACTGCAACGAGTGCTTTCAGTTCAAGCAGATGTATGGCTAACCGGAGACAGATGGGCCAGCCCCAGTGGAGATGGGCCTCAAGCCCTTAGTCAGCGTGGTGCTACACTCGAAACCAGATGCTGCTGGAGGGCCTGCCCTGCAACAGTGGGCTCGAGGGTGTCTctgagtggggaggagagagaagctcTTGGTCATGGCCTCGAATTTGGTAATCAGGGAACGTTCCCTGGTGTCCATAGAGCATAGCTGTGACTGGCAGCACCTGGTGGCTTCAGCCCAGAGCTCCTCTTCCCCTCCTACCAAGCAGAAGGCCAGGAACTTGATGGACTTGGAATGCATGCCAGGACTGCTTTATCATCATTCGAGTAAAAAGAGAAGACAGGGTGAGTGGAAAACCCAGAACCAGTCCCCCTGCCCTCCGTCAGCATTTCTCAGAGATGTCGAAGCTGAATTCAtgtggcctgcaggccctccATGAGAAGCTCCTCAGGGAAAATGGACATATTCAGAGCATCAGTAGTTAATGGTTTTTCCTGACCTGCCTCGTTCTTTCCCTTGGACCTGGCAGAAGCAGAACCATCCATGAACTGTGATCATGAGACTGCCGAGACTGAATACGTTCATATACGAAAAAGCAAACCAGCTGCTCTTTACAATATGCACCTTTAACAGTCAGAATATTTTAGTGGGAAGATGTATAACTCTTTGGTTATCACAGTCTTCACTTCTAAAGAGGTTAGCTCAAACTGAGGTGTgcataaaaatatgtacatatataatgtaCCCTTATATTATGTATGAGGGAATTTTTGGTTAATTATGTTGAAATGCCCTAGTTTAAATAGGAagactgaataataataataacctatTTTCTGGTTGTTGTTGGGGCACCACCCCTCTACACAGCTTGCATGAACTCAACCAGCTGCCTTGTTAAAGGGGAGCTTTCTGTTGTGTgtgtataattcattttatttattttattgcaaaCTTCAAGGTTATTTAAATGAAGATGTCTCTTCTGCTCTGGGGAAAACACTGTACTGTCTTCTTGAAGTAACATACTTGTTTTTGGTCATGTTCATGTTACTGAACCAGGCAAATTCCTGACCACAGTGGGGGGAGTCAGCCTCTTCAACGCACTTTGGTTTCCTTCCGCAGGAAAGAAGGAATTGCATCAATAGTAAATTCAATAAAATCTCACACTTCTTAATGAAACTTTGGTCAGAGCTGCTTCCCAGCTTGTCAGTTAAGAAACTGTTCTCCACCATATGTAGATGTGTCTTGAGTACCCTACCTCTTAAGAGCTCAGATCGGGAAGAAGCAGGGATGAGATTGGAGAAGACCGCAAGGAAAGGTGTGGTCTTCCatgatggttttattttctgtgtggatgCTGTGTCCTGGAGTGCTGGCAGTGACCTTGCACCCAGCGACACCGTAGCATTGGGACAGCAAAACCCCTGAACCCTAAGTCTAAGGAATTTTCTGTCCTTGGCCTGCAGTTTTTCTGTGTGCTTTGTATTACTGTCATACTTgttctagaaaaagaaaggagggaaacaCATAGTTCCCAGAGGTAAAGGCTGccattttggggttttttttttcagtctggaGTTGGGATACCTGAAAATATT contains the following coding sequences:
- the TNFAIP3 gene encoding tumor necrosis factor alpha-induced protein 3 isoform X2, with translation MAEQLLPQALYLSNMRKAVKIRERTPEDIFKPTNGIIHHFKSMHRYTLEMFRTCQFCAQFREIIHKALIDRNIQASLESQRKLNWCREVRKLVALKTNGDGNCLMHAASQYMWGVQDTDLVLRKALFSTLKETDTRNFKFRWQLESLKSQEFVETGLCYDTRNWTDEWDNLIKMATTDTLVARSGLQYNSLEEIHVFVLCNILRRPIIVISDKMLRSLESGSSFAPLKVGGIYLPLHWPAQECYRYPIVLGYDSQHFVPLVTLKDSGPEIRAVPLVNRERGRFEDLKVHFLTDPENELKDKLLKEYLMVIEIPVQGWDHGTTHLINAAKLDEANLPKEINLVDDYFELVQHEYKKWQENNEQEQRDVRAQNPLDSSIPQLSLMDMKCETPNCPFFMSVNTQPLCHECSERRQKNQNRSPKLNSKPGLEGLPGGALGASRGEAYEPLAWSPEGPSGGPHSAPPTAPSLFLFSETTAMKCKSPGCPFTLNVQHNGFCERCHNARQLNTGPTADMRHLDPGKCRACLQDATRTFNGICSTCFKRTTKEPSSSLGSSIPPSCHQRSKSDPSQLIQSLSPHSCHRAGNEAPSSCLSQAARTPGDRTGTSKCRKAGCMYFGTPENKGFCTLCFIEYRENKHFAAPLGKASPMASRFQNAVPCLGRECGTLGSAVFEGYCQKCFIEAQNQRFHEAKRTEEQLVRHSERSSQHRDMPRTTQSASRPKCARASCKNILACRSEELCMECQHLSQRVAPGAHRGELVPEEPPKQRCRAPACDHFGNAKCNGYCNECFQFKQMYG
- the TNFAIP3 gene encoding tumor necrosis factor alpha-induced protein 3 isoform X3, with product MNWTDEWDNLIKMATTDTLVARSGLQYNSLEEIHVFVLCNILRRPIIVISDKMLRSLESGSSFAPLKVGGIYLPLHWPAQECYRYPIVLGYDSQHFVPLVTLKDSGPEIRAVPLVNRERGRFEDLKVHFLTDPENELKDKLLKEYLMVIEIPVQGWDHGTTHLINAAKLDEANLPKEINLVDDYFELVQHEYKKWQENNEQEQRDVRAQNPLDSSIPQLSLMDMKCETPNCPFFMSVNTQPLCHECSERRQKNQNRSPKLNSKPGLEGLPGGALGASRGEAYEPLAWSPEGPSGGPHSAPPTAPSLFLFSETTAMKCKSPGCPFTLNVQHNGFCERCHNARQLNTGPTADMRHLDPGKCRACLQDATRTFNGICSTCFKRTTKEPSSSLGSSIPPSCHQRSKSDPSQLIQSLSPHSCHRAGNEAPSSCLSQAARTPGDRTGTSKCRKAGCMYFGTPENKGFCTLCFIEYRENKHFAAPLGKASPMASRFQNAVPCLGRECGTLGSAVFEGYCQKCFIEAQNQRFHEAKRTEEQLVRHSERSSQHRDMPRTTQSASRPKCARASCKNILACRSEELCMECQHLSQRVAPGAHRGELVPEEPPKQRCRAPACDHFGNAKCNGYCNECFQFKQMYG
- the TNFAIP3 gene encoding tumor necrosis factor alpha-induced protein 3 isoform X1, translating into MAEQLLPQALYLSNMRKAVKIRERTPEDIFKPTNGIIHHFKSMHRYTLEMFRTCQFCAQFREIIHKALIDRNIQASLESQRKLNWCREVRKLVALKTNGDGNCLMHAASQYMWGVQDTDLVLRKALFSTLKETDTRNFKFRWQLESLKSQEFVETGLCYDTRNWTDEWDNLIKMATTDTLVARSGLQYNSLEEIHVFVLCNILRRPIIVISDKMLRSLESGSSFAPLKVGGIYLPLHWPAQECYRYPIVLGYDSQHFVPLVTLKDSGPEIRAVPLVNRERGRFEDLKVHFLTDPENELKDKLLKEYLMVIEIPVQGWDHGTTHLINAAKLDEANLPKEINLVDDYFELVQHEYKKWQENNEQEQRDVRAQNPLDSSIPQLSLMDMKCETPNCPFFMSVNTQPLCHECSERRQKNQNRSPKLNSKPGLEGLPGGALGASRGEAYEPLAWSPEGPSGGPHSAPPTAPSLFLFSETTAMKCKSPGCPFTLNVQHNGFCERCHNARQLNTGPTADMRHLDPGKCRACLQDATRTFNGICSTCFKRTTKEPSSSLGSSIPPSCHQRSKSDPSQLIQSLSPHSCHRAGNEAPSSCLSQAARTPGDRTGTSKCRKAGCMYFGTPENKGFCTLCFIEYRENKHFAAPLGKASPMASRFQNAVPCLGRECGTLGSAVFEGYCQKCFIEAQNQRFHEAKRTEEQLRSSQHRDMPRTTQSASRPKCARASCKNILACRSEELCMECQHLSQRVAPGAHRGELVPEEPPKQRCRAPACDHFGNAKCNGYCNECFQFKQMYG